Sequence from the Candidatus Eisenbacteria bacterium genome:
GGCATTTCCGACAAGATCAAGCAGGAAGGTGGGTTACGCGGCGACCCTCAAGGCAGGTTGGGCGGCCGGACGGGCCCGGTGGGCAATTTCTGCCGCCCCGGGCGGCAAGTTTTGCGCCCCGGCCTCCTCGCGGTACTGGCGGAGCTTGTTGCGCAGGGTGCGCACGCTGATGCCGAGCGTCTCCGCCGCGCGCATCCGGTTGCCGCCGCAGGCCTGCAGCGCGTCGCGGATGGCGGAGCGTTCCAGCTCGTCCAGGTTCAGTGTGCCGTGCGGGGCGGGCAGGGGCTCGTCCAGGCGGAAGTCGGCCGGCTGCAGCACCTCGCTGCGGGCGAACACCACGGCCCGCTCCACGGCGTTCCGCAGCTCGCGGATATTGCCCGGCCACGCATGTCGCTGCAGCCCCTCGAGGGCCTCGGGACTCACGGCACGCACGTCGCGGCCACTCTCCGCCGCGACACGCGCCACGAAGTGCGACGCCAGCAGCGGGATGTCGCCGGCGCGCTGGCGCAGCGGCGGCAGCGTCACGGTGACCACGTTGAGGCGGTAGAAGAGGTCCGCGCGGAATGCGCCGCGGGCGATCATGGCGGGCACGTCGCGATTGCTGGTGGCCACCACCCGGACGTCCACCCGCACCGGCTCGGCGCCTCCCAGGCGGTAGAACTCGCGCTCCTGCAGCACGCGCAGCAGCTTGGCCTGCAGCGCGGGGCTGATCTCGGAGATTTCGTCCAGCAGCAGCGTGCCCCCGTGGGCCTGCTCGAAGCGCCCCGGGTGCCGGCCGCCGGCACCGGTGAAGGCGCCCTTCTCGTATCCGAACAGCTCGCTCTCCAGCAGTCCCTCCGGCACGGCGGCGCAGTTCACGCTGACCCACGGGCCCTCGGCCCGC
This genomic interval carries:
- a CDS encoding sigma-54-dependent Fis family transcriptional regulator, which gives rise to MKPRALVLDDEPLMRDFLGETLRGAGYEVVATGEPAEALDAWPAFAPDVVFLDLRLPGTTGVDVLREARSRGGSGACVFLTAYGTVESAVAALKEGAEDYLLKPCSADLIERAAAQALRVSRLRGENRRLKELVRESRAHSGIVGNDPALRAVLEQLPALARSRATALVLGESGTGKELVARALHDLGPRAEGPWVSVNCAAVPEGLLESELFGYEKGAFTGAGGRHPGRFEQAHGGTLLLDEISEISPALQAKLLRVLQEREFYRLGGAEPVRVDVRVVATSNRDVPAMIARGAFRADLFYRLNVVTVTLPPLRQRAGDIPLLASHFVARVAAESGRDVRAVSPEALEGLQRHAWPGNIRELRNAVERAVVFARSEVLQPADFRLDEPLPAPHGTLNLDELERSAIRDALQACGGNRMRAAETLGISVRTLRNKLRQYREEAGAQNLPPGAAEIAHRARPAAQPALRVAA